ATCCTTTCATCCAAGTGTACATTTACAACTCCCGGTCCCAAACCATTTACGATATAAAAAGTAACAACCATACCAATAGCGGCAAATAATACAGTCAACTCAAACGTTATCGGAATGAATGCAGGGACAGACCAATATGGTTTACCCCCAAAAATGTTAGGCCAGTCTTTGGTAAAAATCCAAGTCATTCCCAAAAAAGCAGTGAGTGTTCCGATACCACCATATATAAATCCGGCAATATGCAACCTTGACTCCTCTAATCCCAATAAAGGATCCAAACCATGTACAGGAAAGGGGCTGAACACATCGTAGATATCCAAATGGTCATTATTGGCAGATTTTACTGCTCTTAATAAATCTTCTTCATCATTATAAAGACCAAAAATTACTTCTTTATTTTTATTAGCCATTTCTTGACAATTTCCTTTTGAATTAATGAGCTTCTGATTCTGAATGATGTCTGTGTTTTACAGCATCATCACCAATATATTGATTTCCCGCAGATTTAAGAATACTTTTTACTTCCGCAACTGCAACTACGGGAGCTACTCTGGTAAAAATGAGATATAAAGTAAAAAACAAACCAAATGTACCAAGGTATATTCCTATTTCTACCCATGACGGAGAATACAAACTCCAGCTTGATGGTAAATAATCTCTTGCCAGCGTAGTCGCAATAATTACAAAACGCTCAAACCACATACCTATATTGATTAATATGGATAAGAAAAATGTAAGCGTAATATTTCTTCTCCATGATTTTTTCCAGAATAATTGCGGAGAAACCACATTACAAAACATCATCCCAAAATAAGACCACCAATATGGTCCGAGTGCCCGATTGAAAAAAGCAAACTGCTCATAAACGTACCCTGAATACCATGAAATAAATAATTCGGTCAGGTAAGCTACTCCAACTATCGTACCGGTTAAAAGTATAACTTTATTCATGGA
The genomic region above belongs to Saprospiraceae bacterium and contains:
- a CDS encoding DUF3341 domain-containing protein; translation: MANKNKEVIFGLYNDEEDLLRAVKSANNDHLDIYDVFSPFPVHGLDPLLGLEESRLHIAGFIYGGIGTLTAFLGMTWIFTKDWPNIFGGKPYWSVPAFIPITFELTVLFAAIGMVVTFYIVNGLGPGVVNVHLDERITDDKFCIAFDKSVVSTEKAEAFFRSTGASEINSKTL